A section of the Flavobacterium sp. CG_23.5 genome encodes:
- a CDS encoding ABC transporter ATP-binding protein → MENKIILQASEISIGYSHKKEKSIVASDINLSLEKGKLIALIGANGIGKSTLLRTITGIQKTISGIILLNGQNIHEIDALTLAQNLSVVLTEKLPPSNLTVFELIALGRQPYTNWIGKLTDTDIVKVNEAMELTQISHLAAKKHYEISDGQLQKVLIARALAQDTPLIILDEPTTHLDLLHKVSLFKLLKKLTHETGKCILFSTHDIDMAIQLSDEMIIMTPETVIQDEPCNFIAKGSFNTLFKDEHIVFDADKGKFMII, encoded by the coding sequence ATGGAAAACAAAATCATCTTACAAGCTTCAGAAATCAGCATTGGATATTCTCATAAAAAAGAAAAATCAATTGTTGCTTCAGATATTAATTTGTCTTTAGAAAAAGGGAAACTTATTGCCTTAATTGGTGCAAACGGTATTGGAAAATCTACGCTTTTACGAACGATAACCGGAATTCAAAAAACAATTTCCGGAATTATTTTGCTCAACGGCCAAAACATTCACGAAATAGACGCCTTGACCTTGGCACAAAATCTAAGTGTGGTCCTAACCGAAAAATTGCCTCCCAGTAACTTGACCGTTTTTGAACTAATTGCTTTAGGAAGACAGCCTTATACCAATTGGATTGGAAAATTAACTGATACGGATATTGTAAAAGTGAACGAAGCGATGGAACTGACACAAATCAGCCATTTAGCCGCTAAAAAACATTATGAAATCAGTGATGGGCAATTACAAAAAGTATTGATTGCACGTGCTTTGGCACAAGATACACCGCTAATAATTTTAGATGAACCTACAACTCATCTCGATTTATTACACAAGGTAAGCCTTTTTAAACTACTTAAAAAACTCACGCACGAAACTGGAAAATGCATTTTATTTTCTACTCATGACATCGATATGGCTATACAGTTGAGCGATGAAATGATTATTATGACGCCTGAAACAGTAATTCAAGACGAGCCTTGTAATTTTATCGCAAAAGGAAGTTTTAATACCTTATTCAAAGATGAACATATTGTTTTTGACGCCGATAAAGGAAAATTTATGATTATTTAA
- a CDS encoding tRNA (cytidine(34)-2'-O)-methyltransferase → MLNIVLVEPEIPNNTGNIGRLCVGTESRLHLIHPFGFVINDKNLKRSGLDYWVYLDITEYQNVADWKAEIPDLSRVFLMSSHASKSYLENDFEDGDWLVFGKESKGLSEEVLNQFPNHLTIPMSPLIRSFNIANSVAFVIGEAKRQIACKV, encoded by the coding sequence ATGTTAAACATCGTTTTAGTAGAACCCGAAATACCAAATAACACCGGAAACATAGGTCGATTATGTGTAGGTACGGAAAGTCGTTTGCACTTGATTCATCCTTTTGGATTTGTTATCAATGATAAAAATTTGAAGCGTTCCGGGTTGGATTATTGGGTATACCTCGATATAACGGAATATCAAAATGTAGCCGATTGGAAAGCAGAGATTCCTGATTTATCTCGAGTTTTTCTGATGAGTTCCCACGCTTCAAAATCCTATTTGGAGAATGATTTTGAAGATGGAGATTGGTTGGTTTTTGGGAAAGAAAGTAAGGGCTTGAGTGAGGAAGTTTTAAATCAGTTTCCGAATCATTTAACCATTCCCATGTCACCACTCATTAGAAGTTTTAACATCGCTAATTCTGTCGCGTTTGTCATTGGCGAAGCAAAAAGGCAAATAGCTTGTAAAGTGTAA
- a CDS encoding class I SAM-dependent methyltransferase yields MIDKVILRNTIFKHLDGLVTAPVAFALHKSGVLSYIFDKKEATLADLTGHFNANEGYLNVGLRVLCSQGFLNYHVNNAVDEIRFSINDKSETAFSMFHLYEDVVDLLHFSMRFHPRLFEEAPFERLRVIFEKYKNNYGISFLNDPQTNTIQHQILTHIEGCLVGPTLVRLGMSGMFHKYFMEISFRPEEFHKSPENFKIILDFFAHLGWFTQKNGNYQFTETGLFFAKRATAYGVTVSYLPTFSKMDELLFGNPNVLRNVAEGEDEIHVDREMNVWGSGGAHDTYFKVVDEIIIKLFNLPIEEQPKGILDMGCGNGAFLQHIFEVIDRQTLRGKMLDDYPLFLVGADYNEAALKVTRANLIKADIWAKVIWGDIGRPDVLSNDLMENYAIDLKDLLNVRTFLDHNRIWEMPNDSNKDRISQSTGAFAHRGARINNNLVEDNLLEHLNKWSPYVRKFGLLMIELHTIAPNLTAANLGKTAATAYDATHGFSDQYIVEIPVLHKIAAEAGLFPDSNYFKRFPDSDLATVSINLLKGN; encoded by the coding sequence ATGATTGATAAAGTTATTCTTAGAAATACCATTTTTAAACATTTAGATGGCTTGGTTACGGCGCCAGTTGCCTTTGCTTTACATAAAAGTGGAGTGCTATCTTATATTTTTGATAAAAAAGAAGCCACTCTTGCCGATCTCACTGGTCATTTCAACGCAAATGAAGGCTATCTAAATGTAGGGTTGCGTGTTTTATGTTCCCAAGGATTCCTGAATTATCATGTCAATAACGCTGTAGACGAGATTAGATTTTCGATTAATGATAAAAGTGAAACTGCTTTTTCTATGTTTCATTTGTACGAAGATGTGGTTGATTTATTGCATTTCTCGATGCGATTTCATCCTCGATTATTCGAAGAGGCGCCTTTTGAACGTTTGAGAGTTATTTTCGAAAAATATAAAAATAATTATGGGATTTCATTCTTGAATGATCCTCAGACAAATACCATTCAACATCAGATTTTAACGCATATTGAAGGATGTTTAGTAGGGCCTACATTAGTTCGCCTTGGCATGAGTGGCATGTTTCATAAATATTTTATGGAGATTTCCTTCCGTCCCGAGGAATTTCATAAATCCCCCGAAAATTTCAAAATCATACTCGATTTCTTTGCCCATTTAGGTTGGTTTACCCAAAAGAATGGAAATTATCAGTTTACGGAAACAGGTCTGTTTTTTGCCAAAAGAGCCACAGCTTATGGAGTTACTGTTTCGTATTTACCTACTTTTAGTAAAATGGACGAGTTACTTTTTGGTAATCCAAATGTATTGCGAAATGTTGCCGAAGGAGAGGACGAAATTCATGTGGACAGAGAAATGAATGTGTGGGGAAGTGGCGGTGCGCACGACACGTATTTTAAAGTAGTGGATGAAATTATCATTAAATTATTCAATTTGCCAATAGAGGAACAACCCAAAGGAATTCTGGACATGGGTTGTGGAAATGGCGCTTTCCTGCAACATATTTTTGAGGTTATCGACAGGCAAACTTTGCGTGGAAAAATGCTTGATGATTATCCGTTATTTCTCGTTGGCGCCGATTATAATGAGGCGGCTCTCAAGGTAACTCGTGCGAATTTAATCAAAGCGGATATTTGGGCCAAAGTAATTTGGGGGGATATTGGTCGTCCGGATGTATTGTCTAATGATTTGATGGAAAATTATGCTATCGATTTGAAAGATTTACTGAATGTGAGAACCTTTCTAGATCATAACCGAATTTGGGAAATGCCAAATGATAGTAATAAAGATCGAATAAGCCAATCTACGGGAGCTTTTGCACATAGAGGAGCCCGAATTAATAATAATTTAGTAGAAGATAATCTATTGGAACATCTTAATAAATGGTCTCCATATGTTCGAAAATTTGGTTTGTTGATGATCGAATTGCATACCATAGCTCCTAATTTGACAGCTGCTAATCTCGGGAAAACGGCCGCTACTGCTTATGATGCGACACATGGTTTTTCGGATCAATACATAGTCGAAATTCCTGTTCTGCATAAAATAGCTGCTGAAGCAGGACTATTTCCGGATTCCAATTATTTTAAAAGATTTCCCGATTCAGATTTGGCGACGGTTAGCATTAATTTATTGAAAGGAAATTGA
- a CDS encoding DUF5602 domain-containing protein, which produces MENLFTMPKKIIVLGSLFLLFSCAQDELLNDDSLKATPRTFIEKWSSDKLNVFKGPKVAVGNDSVRSWISVRKDTGLPNEIGIEMSPGALTGLPDYAPGVEGPTIVLPLHIKAKQLTPFKHIVLNWQNHGHGGGPTNTEFNSPHFDFHFYTISNEERLAIPDWCSCPADAAFNIYPPTTTSTTNSPVTITTGGYMPLGYATPPGQGAVYGQMGKHWLPIPFNYLPFTKVMVYGTYDGKIVFVEPMVTREYLSANPDFSAAYSQPKLFEKAGNYPSRYNIYRDSKTGNIKITLSDFLARAATPY; this is translated from the coding sequence ATGGAAAATTTGTTTACAATGCCAAAAAAAATTATCGTTTTGGGGTCATTATTTTTGCTTTTTTCCTGCGCTCAAGATGAGTTGCTGAACGATGACTCACTGAAAGCCACACCCCGAACTTTTATCGAAAAATGGAGCTCGGACAAACTCAATGTATTCAAAGGACCTAAAGTTGCTGTTGGAAATGACAGTGTGCGTTCCTGGATTAGCGTGAGAAAAGATACAGGATTGCCAAATGAAATCGGTATCGAAATGTCTCCCGGAGCTTTAACTGGACTTCCGGATTATGCTCCGGGTGTAGAGGGTCCAACCATTGTTCTTCCATTGCATATTAAAGCAAAGCAATTAACCCCTTTTAAACACATAGTGCTTAATTGGCAAAACCACGGCCATGGTGGAGGCCCAACAAATACTGAATTCAATTCTCCACATTTCGATTTTCATTTCTATACAATTTCTAATGAAGAGCGCTTAGCGATTCCAGATTGGTGTTCCTGTCCGGCTGATGCCGCATTTAACATCTATCCACCCACCACAACGAGTACTACAAATAGCCCTGTTACCATTACTACTGGTGGTTATATGCCTTTGGGATATGCTACTCCACCTGGTCAAGGTGCGGTTTATGGACAAATGGGAAAACATTGGCTACCTATTCCATTTAACTATTTACCTTTCACTAAAGTTATGGTTTATGGCACCTATGATGGGAAAATCGTTTTTGTTGAGCCAATGGTTACCCGGGAATATTTATCCGCAAATCCAGATTTTAGCGCGGCTTATTCGCAACCAAAACTTTTTGAAAAAGCGGGAAATTATCCATCAAGATATAATATTTATCGAGATTCTAAGACTGGAAATATTAAAATAACTTTAAGCGATTTTTTAGCCAGAGCAGCTACCCCCTATTAA